A genomic window from Salvia hispanica cultivar TCC Black 2014 chromosome 5, UniMelb_Shisp_WGS_1.0, whole genome shotgun sequence includes:
- the LOC125188862 gene encoding receptor-like serine/threonine-protein kinase At4g25390 — protein sequence MPSRRLLSPPPASHHILPPLAGGLTAAFSCLLLLILCFRRISKKRTAPSASDTDSKKPPLRLSYSLLRRATSNFSPSLRLGQGGFGSVYRADFKQGYNFAKDSGFTLSHGAVKLMDSGSLQGEREFQNELLFSSKIDCKYVVSVVGFSSSPKKRRMLLVYELMENGSLQDCLFHKKSEELKNWDKRFMIALNIAKGLEYLHHYCDPPIIHGDIKPSNILLDASFNARIGDFGLARFKAEDNVIVEGEVKKEGSLVDDNGSVMEETESVITTTGFEEGINAHNLVGADSTPESVIVRVEASPEAVSVVEMSPEMEAAPVVSPRTVAAMASPSDGLDKTSVSEGNFDRFSADSGGERSRWKKKKKKSVSGKDWWWKQDTGVDVESGKVKDYVMEWIGNEIKKERPKSDWIGGASSSSKVVGKMEKKKKKRRQLDWWVSLDDEKNVKKERRRPAREWWKEEYCEELERKKKKKKKKKQAQGSMSDDCYNENGWPRDDERYADGKKKRSRSRSRSRGSRGSMDWWLDGISGELWRARKNSFDSVSGEIPKSGGISSTPSMRGTVCYIAPEYGGGADVSEKCDVYSFGVLLLVLIAGRRPLQVTGSPMSEFQRANLLSWARHLARAGKLLDLVDKNIQSFNKDQALLCITVALLCLQKSPTRRPSMKDVVGILTGDLVSPQLPVEFSPSPPSRYPFKSQRKVR from the coding sequence ATGCCCTCCCGCCGCCTCTTGTCCCCGCCGCCGGCGTCCCACCACATCCTGCCGCCCCTCGCCGGCGGCCTGACTGCTGCCTTCTCCTGCCTCCTCCTCCTGATCCTCTGCTTCCGCAGGATTAGCAAGAAGCGCACCGCCCCTTCCGCCTCCGACACCGACTCCAAGAAACCCCCTCTCCGCCTCTCCTACTCCCTCCTCCGCCGCGCCACTTCCAATTTTTCGCCCTCCCTCCGCCTGGGGCAAGGCGGCTTCGGCTCCGTCTACCGCGCCGACTTCAAGCAGGGCTACAACTTCGCTAAAGATTCGGGCTTTACTCTCTCCCACGGCGCCGTCAAGCTCATGGATTCCGGGTCTTTGCAAGGTGAGCGTGAGTTTCAGAATGAATTGCTTTTTTCTTCCAAGATCGACTGTAAATACGTTGTTTCCGTTGTGGGTTTCTCGTCGAGTCCCAAAAAGCGTCGGATGCTTTTAGTTTATGAGCTTATGGAGAACGGTAGCTTGCAAGATTGCCTTTTTCATAAGAAGAGTGAGGAGTTGAAAAATTGGGATAAGAGGTTTATGATTGCTCTCAATATAGCAAAGGGGTTGGAGTATCTGCACCACTATTGCGATCCGCCGATTATTCATGGCGATATTAAGCCCAGTAATATTCTTTTAGATGCTAGTTTTAATGCTAGGATTGGTGATTTTGGGTTAGCGAGGTTCAAGGCTGAGGATAATGTTATTGTGGAAGGTGAGGTGAAAAAGGAGGGGAGTTTGGTTGATGATAATGGATCTGTGATGGAGGAGACGGAGAGTGTTATCACCACGACCGGATTCGAGGAAGGTATCAATGCACATAATCTGGTTGGTGCTGATAGCACACCTGAAAGTGTGATTGTTAGGGTTGAGGCTTCGCCTGAGGCCGTGTCAGTGGTTGAGATGTCGCCGGAGATGGAAGCAGCCCCTGTGGTGTCTCCTAGGACAGTGGCTGCAATGGCTTCGCCTTCCGATGGATTGGATAAGACTAGTGTCTCTGAGGGGAACTTTGATAGGTTTAGCGCTGACAGCGGAGGTGAGAGGAGTAggtggaagaagaagaaaaagaagagcgTTTCAGGGAAAGATTGGTGGTGGAAGCAAGATACAGGGGTGGATGTGGAATCAGGAAAGGTTAAGGATTATGTGATGGAGTGGATTGGGAATGAGATCAAGAAGGAGAGGCCGAAAAGTGACTGGATTGGTGGGGCATCATCGAGTTCTAAGGTTGTGgggaaaatggaaaagaagaagaagaaacgtAGGCAGTTGGACTGGTGGGTCTCGTTAGATGATGAAAAGAATGTGAAGAAAGAGAGGAGAAGGCCTGCAAGGGAGTGGTGGAAGGAGGAATACTGTGAAGAGTTGgagaggaagaaaaagaagaagaaaaagaagaaacaagctcaagggtccatGAGTGATGATTGTTATAATGAGAATGGGTGGCCGAGAGATGATGAGCGGTATGCTGAtgggaagaagaaaaggagcCGGAGCAGGAGTAGAAGCAGGGGTAGCAGGGGAAGCATGGACTGGTGGTTGGATGGAATCAGCGGTGAGCTTTGGCGAGCAAGGAAGAACAGTTTTGATTCTGTTAGTGGGGAGATACCGAAGAGTGGTGGCATTAGTAGCACGCCAAGTATGAGAGGAACTGTTTGCTACATTGCACCAGAGTATGGCGGTGGTGCTGATGTATCTGAGAAGTGTGATGTCTATAGTTTTGGGGTTCTCTTATTAGTTCTGATTGCTGGACGTAGACCACTTCAGGTGACGGGATCCCCAATGTCGGAGTTCCAAAGAGCCAATCTCCTGTCATGGGCACGGCATCTTGCCCGTGCTGGGAAGCTTCTTGATTTGGTTGATAAAAATATCCAGTCTTTTAATAAAGACCAAGCCTTGCTATGCATCACGGTGGCCCTTCTCTGCCTGCAGAAATCTCCTACTCGCCGGCCTTCAATGAAAGATGTAGTGGGGATTCTGACTGGAGACCTAGTGTCCCCTCAGCTACCGGTTGAATTTTCACCTTCCCCTCCTTCTCGATACCCATTCAAATCTCAGAGGAAGGTCCGGTGA
- the LOC125188867 gene encoding transcription factor bHLH120-like isoform X1, which translates to MFPSSSNAAFEDSRIFLELEDLLADCPISDGNNTEKKSVKKRSRKIEVSNNGSSESKKTAHRFTEKQRRQEMAALYASLRSLLPPEYIKGKRAISDHMHQAVNYINDMKNKIKQMKLRRNSFGVEAENQTSNASDSSPYCVKINPLTEGFEILISSSLNKGCFPLSMVLADLLNRQLHVISCVSTRGDGCYLHKIHLEVGVLVTNLCFLTRPDLAVCRVSAIII; encoded by the exons ATGTTTCCTAGTTCGAGTAATGCAGCATTTGAGGATAGTCGTATATTTTTAGAGCTGGAAGATCTGCTTGCGGATTGTCCAATTTCAGATGGAAATAATACTGAAAAAAAGAGTGTGAAAAAGAGGTCCAGAAAAATTGAAGTAAGCAACAATGGCAGTAGTGAGTCCAAGAAGACTGCTCATCGATTCACTGAGAAGCAGAGAAGGCAAGAAATGGCAGCCCTTTATGCTTCTCTCAGATCCCTTCTCCCTCCTGAATACATCAAG GGGAAGCGCGCTATATCGGATCATATGCACCAGGCCGTGAATTACATCAACGacatgaaaaacaaaatcaaacaaatgaaACTAAGGAGGAATTCATTTGGTGTTGAAGCTGAGAATCAAACCTCAAATGCTTCTGATTCTTCGCCTTACTGTGTGAAGATAAATCCATTAACAGAAGGGTTTGAGATCTTGATTAGTAGCAGCCTAAATAAGGGATGTTTCCCTCTTTCAATGGTGCTTGCCGATTTGCTTAACAGACAGCTACATGTAATTAGCTGCGTTTCTACTAGAGGCGATGGCTGTTACCTCCACAAAATTCACCTTGAGGTAGGAGTATTAGTTACtaatctttgttttcttaCAAGACCAGATTTAGCAGTATGTAGGGTTTCAGctattataatttga
- the LOC125188867 gene encoding transcription factor bHLH36-like isoform X2, which yields MFPSSSNAAFEDSRIFLELEDLLADCPISDGNNTEKKSVKKRSRKIEVSNNGSSESKKTAHRFTEKQRRQEMAALYASLRSLLPPEYIKGKRAISDHMHQAVNYINDMKNKIKQMKLRRNSFGVEAENQTSNASDSSPYCVKINPLTEGFEILISSSLNKGCFPLSMVLADLLNRQLHVISCVSTRGDGCYLHKIHLELNDSASIDLSELQDGLVNMLKLV from the exons ATGTTTCCTAGTTCGAGTAATGCAGCATTTGAGGATAGTCGTATATTTTTAGAGCTGGAAGATCTGCTTGCGGATTGTCCAATTTCAGATGGAAATAATACTGAAAAAAAGAGTGTGAAAAAGAGGTCCAGAAAAATTGAAGTAAGCAACAATGGCAGTAGTGAGTCCAAGAAGACTGCTCATCGATTCACTGAGAAGCAGAGAAGGCAAGAAATGGCAGCCCTTTATGCTTCTCTCAGATCCCTTCTCCCTCCTGAATACATCAAG GGGAAGCGCGCTATATCGGATCATATGCACCAGGCCGTGAATTACATCAACGacatgaaaaacaaaatcaaacaaatgaaACTAAGGAGGAATTCATTTGGTGTTGAAGCTGAGAATCAAACCTCAAATGCTTCTGATTCTTCGCCTTACTGTGTGAAGATAAATCCATTAACAGAAGGGTTTGAGATCTTGATTAGTAGCAGCCTAAATAAGGGATGTTTCCCTCTTTCAATGGTGCTTGCCGATTTGCTTAACAGACAGCTACATGTAATTAGCTGCGTTTCTACTAGAGGCGATGGCTGTTACCTCCACAAAATTCACCTTGAG CTTAATGATTCCGCAAGTATTGATCTATCTGAGCTACAAGATGGACTGGTGAATATGCTTAAACTTGTTTGA